In Erwinia pyrifoliae DSM 12163, the genomic window TTTTGCCGGACTGTTTGCGTTTATCAATTGCGGGCCGTTTGTTTATATTGAGTTGAACCACATTTCCCCACAGAATTTTGGTTATTACTTCGCGCTGAATATCGTATTTTTGTTCCTGATGACGCTGATGAATAGCCGTTGCGTGCGCCGTTTCGGGCCGGTGCTGATGCTCCGTCTGGGGCTGCTGATACAGTTTTCCATGGGCATATGGCTGGTAGGGGTCAGTGCGTTAAACCTCGGTTTTCTGCCGCTGGTATTTGGCGTAGCGGTATTTATTGGCTGTGTTTCGATGGTTTCCTCCAATGCAATGGCGGTGATTCTGGAAGCATTTCCCCATATGGCAGGTACGGCTTCATCGCTTGCCGGCACCCTGCGTTTTGGCGTAGGAGCGCTGGCCGGAGCATTACTGTCAGCCCTTGATTTCACCAGCGCATGGCCAATGGTCGCAGCAATCTTTATCTGCTCCACGCTGTCGATATTGCTATTTCTGTACGCTTCGCGTCCGACATCCACCCCGTTGGCGTAAGCGGCGAAACCCCGGGAGCCTGTTCGCCACAAGCCCGGCGTTCGCTCCCTGTTTTCATCACCGCTTTGCGGCATTTCTTCCCCCCTGCCATATCAACCAGTGCGGACTCAAACCCCCTCTGCCATGTTAATTTTTTGTGAATAACTATCGAGAAAAACAACTAATTTGCGGCAATAAAGATTGTTATCCGTGCATCAACGCGGTAGATATATCAAATAAATGAGAAATACCTCTCAAAAAAACGGTAGAAAGCGGCTTTTTACCAGGTGAAACGGTAAAAGGAAAAGCAAATATACCGATAATAATCAGTGAGTTAATTTCATTCTGCAAATTGATGATTTACCTTGTGAACTAAATGTGAAATTATTGTGCAAATTTTGCTCTGGGGGGAACTATGTTGAATACGTTGCAACATTCGGTAGTACATCGGTTACCGCAAAGTTATCGCTGGTGTGCCGGCCATGCGGGTTTGGTTCTGGAACCCCTGGCGCTGAACCACCTTAACCGTGACGACGATCTTATCGGGCTGCGTTTGCTCAGTCATAATGGTGCCAGTGCCTGGGAAATTATGCACAAAATTGAAGCCGCGCTGGCAGACATTCGGCTGGCGTGTTCGGTGGTGGAGTGGGAAGGAGAACCGTGCCTTTTTGTTCACCGCGCCGATGAAAGCTCTGCCACCTGCCGCCTGAAGAATTTTGGTGTGGGTATTGCCGAGCCATTTGTTGCTGAGCGCCCGTCCTGGTAACTACGCCAGTGCCAGTAGCTCTCGCGTGTAGCACTGGCTGGCCGCGTTAAATATTGTTTCGCAGCACCCCTGTTCCACAACTTCCCCATGACGTAAAACCACCAGTTGATGGCACAGCGACCGCACTATGCGTAAATCATGGCTGATAAAGATGTAGGCCAGCCTGTGCTGCTGCTGCAGCTTCTTAAGCAGCTCCAGGATCTGTTTCTGCACCGTACGATCCAGGGATGACGTCGGTTCATCCAGAATCATTAACTGCGGTTGCAGAATAAGCGCCCGGGCAATGGCAATACGCTGTCGCTGCCCCCCCGAAAACTCGGAAGGATAACGCTGGCGCGTCGCCGGATCGAGTCCGACCTCTTCCATCGCGCTAATCA contains:
- a CDS encoding YejG family protein, translating into MLNTLQHSVVHRLPQSYRWCAGHAGLVLEPLALNHLNRDDDLIGLRLLSHNGASAWEIMHKIEAALADIRLACSVVEWEGEPCLFVHRADESSATCRLKNFGVGIAEPFVAERPSW